In Bufo gargarizans isolate SCDJY-AF-19 chromosome 5, ASM1485885v1, whole genome shotgun sequence, the following are encoded in one genomic region:
- the NPBWR1 gene encoding neuropeptides B/W receptor type 1 — protein sequence MENISVDYLSNSSRRSEWLNGSISQAIPNFYLALPIIYSIICAIGLTGNTAVIYVILKAPKMKSVTNIFILNLAIADELFTLVLPINIVDYLLLQWPFGEFMCKLIISIDEYNTFSSIYFLTVMSIDRYLVVAATVESKKLSFRTYRAAKVVSLCVWTFVTIIILPFVIFAKIHQEHGRLQCLFVFPNPEGLWWQMSRIYTLIMGFAIPVSTICILYTMMLYKLRRMRLNTNAKALDKAKKKVTFMVAIILAVCLFCWTPYHLSTVVALTTDIPQTPLVIGISLFITSLSYANSCLNPFLYAFLDDNFRKSFRKLVECRSS from the coding sequence ATGGAAAACATATCTGTGGATTATTTATCAAATTCATCAAGGAGGTCAGAGTGGCTGAATGGATCAATATCACAGGCCATTCCTAACTTCTATCTGGCATTACCCATCATCTATTCTATTATCTGTGCCATCGGATTGACTGGAAACACCGCTGTCATATATGTCATCCTCAAGGCTCCGAAAATGAAATCCGTCACCAACATATTTATCCTAAACTTGGCTATAGCAGATGAACTCTTCACACTGGTCCTCCCCATTAATATAGTTGACTACTTACTGCTGCAGTGGCCCTTTGGAGAGTTTATGTGTAAACTGATTATCTCCATTGATGAATATAATACCTTTTCCAGCATTTATTTTCTAACCGTTATGAGCATTGACAGATACCTTGTGGTAGCTGCAACAGTAGAATCCAAGAAACTTTCCTTTCGGACCTATCGAGCTGCCAAAGTTGTCAGCCTTTGTGTATGGACTTTTGTCACCATAATAATTCTTCCATTTGTTATCTTTGCCAAGATTCACCAAGAACATGGGCGTCTGCAATGTCTTTTTGTTTTTCCTAATCCAGAAGGTCTGTGGTGGCAGATGAGTAGGATCTACACCCTTATTATGGGGTTTGCCATACCTGTGTCTACTATATGCATCTTATATACCATGATGCTTTACAAATTGAGAAGAATGCGTCTGAACACCAACGCAAAAGCTTTAGATAAAGCTAAGAAAAAAGTGACGTTCATGGTTGCCATCATTTTAGCAGTATGCTTGTTTTGCTGGACTCCTTATCATCTCAGCACTGTGGTGGCTTTAACCACAGACATCCCACAGACTCCACTAGTTATTGGGATCTCTCTTTTTATTACCAGTTTGAGTTATGCCAATAGCTGCCTCAATCCATTCCTGTATGCATTTTTAGATGACAATTTCAGAAAAAGCTTCCGGAAACTAGTAGAATGTAGGTCATCCTGA